Proteins from a single region of Fundulus heteroclitus isolate FHET01 chromosome 12, MU-UCD_Fhet_4.1, whole genome shotgun sequence:
- the ccdc157 gene encoding coiled-coil domain-containing protein 157, translating to MSELLGREDCIKSLRKDLADIQSAIVDVVSRTGPLRYTSWKFPDKLACNLDMVALLEEYDFVNGEDAYNQHSHIVLLELVVDRLLLLLQSISAYTELQRGRHRRDQRPHRGCLSVGLVVRNYWGNLLQCVNKKENSGDIQQTKTRTLDCSHAKKESPLASPSTSGTDLCRNCSSTLLSPNSFKCTPQDKKNASSSPKAEQHNAGCQTTESSLIPCYTCHQVQSLLRNTGDALMDLLHSEGLPSSLQPLSNAMQGTVAPGHMTAGDVAQWAAEQPRDMRRLAKHLQDVRSTVQPLREALAKAETERDRFGSQLVSVKKEFKQEAEQQQASMVQLEFSLRKAQRSSKETEQRLQEEQKQLKREMSSLEESNTRLKEKVELQQDALQALASEKDELHQKVTTLQREEETCCKLQQRVQELETQLVDTQLLLDKEKAKYQSACRRQESMQAKQKSLLERVDALDEEREELQTQLGEKEEAETNLKNQLQNISKLKEQQQAQLSQQQDICRALQKEKDRLQTRADGLEKHVAELMEHVQALKERERLLVAFPELNNWAQTQPQSTGNLIMDMEQQQQANSLRIKVLEQENATLHKSLEKLRQKATFNATREAPPQHT from the exons ATGAGTGAGCTGCTGGGCCGTGAAGACTGCATCAAGAGCCTGCGGAAAGACCTGGCCGACATTCAAAGCGCCATCGTGGACGTGGTTTCCAGAACCGGACCGCTCCGCTACACCTCCTGGAAGTTCCCCGACAAACTGGCCTGCAACCTGGACATGGTGGCCCTGCTGGAGGAGTATGACTTTGTGAACGGAGAGGACGCGTACAACCAGCACTCGCACATTGTTTTACTGGAGCTGGTGGTTGACAG ACTCCTGCTCCTGCTACAAAGCATCAGCGCCTATACTGAGTTACAAAGGGGCAGGCACAGAAGAGACCAAAGACCGCACAGAGGATGCCTCTCAGTGGGTCTTGTGGTCAGGAACTATTGGGGTAATTTACTTCAGTGCGTGAACAAGAAG GAGAACTCCGGAGACATtcaacagacaaaaacaaggaCATTAGACTGCAGTCACGCGAAGAAAGAGTCACCTCTGGCTTCCCCATCTACCTCAGGCACTGACCTTTGCAGAAACTGTTCATCTACGTTGCTTTCCCCAAACTCGTTTAAATGTACCCCccaggataagaaaaatgcctcaTCCAGTCCCAAAGCTGAACAGCACAATGCCGGCTGTCAGACAACAGAGTCGTCCCTCATTCCCTGCTACACATGCCATCAAGTCCAGTCCCTGTTGAGAAACACAGGAGACGCGTTGATGGATCTTCTCCACAGCGAGGGTCTGCCCTCGTCTCTTCAGCCTCTCTCCAACGCCATGCAGGGCACCGTGGCTCCGGGACACATGACGGCGGGGGATGTCGCCCAGTGGGCCGCAGAGCAACCGAGGGACATGCGGCGCCTTGCCAAGCATCTTCAGGATGTGCGGAGTACAGTGCAGCCTCTTAGAGAAGCCCTCGCGAAAGCTGAGACCGAGCGGGACCGATTCGGTTCTCAGCTGGTGAGCGTGAAGAAGGAGTTCAAGCAAGAGGCGGAACAACAGCAGGCCAGCATGGTCCAGCTGGAGTTTTCCCTGCGCAAAGCACAACGATCCTCAAAAGAAACAGAGCAAAGGCTGCAGGAAGAGCAAAAGCAACTTAAAAGAG AGATGTCGTCCTTGGAGGAGAGCAACACAAGACTCAAGGAGAAGGTAGAACTCCAGCAGGACGCCTTGCAAGCGCTCG CGAGTGAAAAGGACGAGCTGCACCAGAAGGTGACAACACTACAAAGGGAGGAGGAGACATGCTGTAAACTGCAGCAAAGGGTCCAGGAGCTCGAGACTCAGCTCGTCGACACTCAGCTCCTTCTTGACAAGGAGAAGGCCAAGTATCAGAGCGCCTGTCGTCGACAGGAG TCGATGCAGGCAAAGCAGAAGTCCTTATTAGAGAGAGTCGATGCTCTCGACGAAGAGCGTGAAGAGCTACAGACGCAGCTGGGAGAGAAAGAAGAGGCAGAGACCAACTTAAAGAATCAGCTGCAAAATATATCAAAGTTGAAGGAGCAACAACAGGCTCAGCTCTCTCAGCAGCAG GACATCTGTAGAGCGCTCCAAAAAGAGAAGGACCGTCTACAGACCCGTGCAGATGGGCTGGAAAAGCATGTAGCAGAGTTGATGGAGCACGTGCAAGCATTAAAGGAGAGGGAGAGACTTTTGGTGGCTTTCCCAGAGCTCAACAACTGGGCTCAAACCCAACCGCAAA GTACAGGAAACTTGATTATGGATATGGAGCAACAACAGCAAGCAAATAGCCTTCGTATAAAAGTTCTGGAACAGGAAAATGCTACTCTGCACAAAAGTCTTGAGAAACTGCGACAGAAAGCAACGTTTAACGCTACCAGG GAGGCTCCACCGCAGCACACGTGA